The following are encoded together in the Lathyrus oleraceus cultivar Zhongwan6 chromosome 3, CAAS_Psat_ZW6_1.0, whole genome shotgun sequence genome:
- the LOC127127890 gene encoding probable calcium-binding protein CML22 → MGALICCMSEQNEEKSLERNLEKKISEIRRNKFGQSKLKSIDTIVMLFPMFKERLKTLRAMFQQYDEDSNGSIEPNELKTFLEDLELHLQEIEIENIFQYCDIDGSKGIQFNEFIVLLCLIHILTEPLSSDDTPKAELAQVGEVFDAIVEIFLFFDKNGDGKFNKKDMMRTMNETNPKERSPAHITKNRFREMDWDKNGQVTFREFLFGFINWVGIDVDE, encoded by the exons ATGGGAGCATTAATCTGTTGCATGAGTGAACAAAATGAAGAAAAGAGCTTGGAAAGGAATCTCGAAAAGAAAATATCTGAGATAAGAAGAAATAAATTTGGACAAAGCAAATTGAAATCAATTGATACTATAGTTATGCTGTTCCCTATGTTCAAGGAGAGACTAAAAACATTAAGAGCAATGTTTCAACAATATG ATGAGGACTCTAATGGATCCATAGAGCCAAATGAACTGAAAACTTTCTTAGAAGATTTGGAACTTCATCTACAAGAGATTGAGATTGAGAATATTTTTCAGTACTGTGATATTGATGGAAGCAAAGGGATTCAGTTCAATGAGTTTATTGTTCTTCTATGTCTCATTCATATCCTAACCGAACCTTTATCCTCCGATGAT ACACCAAAGGCGGAGTTAGCACAGGTAGGAGaagtttttgatgccatagttgaaatatttctgtttttcgATAAAAATGGTGATGGGAAGTTTAACAAGAAGGACATGATGAGGACAATGAATGAGACTAACCCTAAAGAAAGATCTCCTGCACATATCACCAAAAACAGATTCA GAGAAATGGACTGGGACAAGAACGGACAAGTCACATTTCGGGAATTTCTCTTCGGATTCATTAATTGGGTTGGAATCGATGTTGATGAATAG